One window from the genome of Kineococcus mangrovi encodes:
- a CDS encoding extracellular solute-binding protein, whose translation MRRRSFLTIAGLGAGTALGTTACGGSSDSGGSAGGTTKVAYQQWGSGTVMKDYLGTVKTAYEKANSGKTMELVPIVASENDYYTKLQLMMRSPRTSPDVVYEDTFLINSDITAGYLQPLDSWLGQWDQWDQFQDVAKGAAKASDGKTYGVPDGTDTRALWFNKDLLSQAGLSPDWTPTSWDDILAACREIKGKLPNVTPINVYAGKAAGEAASMQGFEMLFYGTGSTLYDASEDKWNVGSPEFVDSLQFIKTIFDEKLAPDPSAALDAQISTRVGEEFLPGGTLAIDLDGSWMSSNWLDTGGAPWPEWDAVMAQAPMPTEDGSGDGEISMSGGWTWAMTKNAGNADDAWNVISTLTSFENNLRYNINSAAVAVRKDVAGDPTYTQSNPTLEFFSSLVPVTQYRPQNTDYPRVSNEIQVAMEAVVTGQASPADAARAYDEAVKGIVGEDKTATL comes from the coding sequence GTGCGTCGTCGTAGCTTCCTGACAATCGCCGGCCTGGGTGCCGGCACAGCGCTCGGAACCACCGCCTGCGGTGGCAGCTCGGACAGCGGGGGCTCCGCCGGTGGGACGACCAAGGTCGCCTACCAGCAGTGGGGCTCCGGCACCGTGATGAAGGACTACCTCGGCACGGTGAAGACCGCCTACGAGAAGGCGAACTCCGGCAAGACCATGGAGCTCGTCCCGATCGTCGCGTCCGAGAACGACTACTACACCAAGCTGCAGCTGATGATGCGGTCCCCGCGCACGTCGCCGGACGTCGTGTACGAGGACACCTTCCTCATCAACTCCGACATCACCGCCGGGTACCTGCAGCCGCTGGACTCCTGGCTGGGCCAGTGGGACCAGTGGGACCAGTTCCAGGACGTCGCCAAGGGAGCCGCCAAGGCCTCCGACGGCAAGACCTACGGCGTGCCGGACGGCACCGACACCCGCGCCCTGTGGTTCAACAAGGACCTGCTGAGCCAGGCCGGCCTGTCGCCGGACTGGACCCCCACCTCGTGGGACGACATCCTCGCCGCCTGCCGCGAGATCAAGGGCAAACTGCCGAACGTCACCCCGATCAACGTCTACGCGGGCAAGGCGGCCGGGGAGGCCGCCTCCATGCAGGGGTTCGAGATGCTGTTCTACGGAACGGGTTCGACCCTGTACGACGCGAGCGAGGACAAGTGGAACGTCGGCAGCCCGGAGTTCGTCGACTCGCTGCAGTTCATCAAGACCATCTTCGACGAGAAGCTCGCCCCCGACCCCTCCGCCGCCCTGGACGCCCAGATCAGCACGCGGGTGGGTGAGGAGTTCCTGCCCGGGGGAACCCTTGCGATCGACCTCGACGGGTCCTGGATGTCCAGCAACTGGCTGGACACCGGTGGCGCCCCCTGGCCCGAGTGGGACGCGGTCATGGCCCAGGCCCCCATGCCCACCGAGGACGGGTCCGGGGACGGGGAGATCTCCATGTCCGGCGGGTGGACCTGGGCGATGACGAAGAACGCCGGCAACGCCGACGACGCCTGGAACGTCATCTCGACGCTGACGTCGTTCGAGAACAACCTGCGCTACAACATCAACTCCGCCGCCGTCGCCGTCCGCAAGGACGTCGCCGGCGATCCGACGTACACGCAGTCCAACCCCACGCTGGAGTTCTTCTCCAGCCTGGTCCCGGTCACCCAGTACCGGCCGCAGAACACCGACTACCCGCGCGTGTCCAACGAGATCCAGGTGGCGATGGAGGCCGTCGTCACCGGGCAGGCCAGCCCGGCGGACGCGGCCAGGGCCTACGACGAGGCCGTCAAGGGCATCGTGGGTGAGGACAAGACCGCGACGCTCTGA
- a CDS encoding carbohydrate ABC transporter permease, whose protein sequence is MATVTRPGAPAGPGVRRRTHPVKVDIARALPLTPAIVLLLVFLAGPILWCVYAAFTNTALTGAGSGNTRFVGLDNFRAAFTSDAFANSVVLTLVFTLLSAVVGQNLLGLALALLQKRSVKVVRTLVGITVIGAWVIPEVVAGYLWYAFLAQDGTFNEFLGTFGLGQNWLYTLPIIAVSLANVWRGTAFSMLVYNAALSEIPAEIEEAAEMDGATGWRRLRWVTVPMIKRTVTTNLMLITLQTLSVFGLIYTMTKGGPGTKSQTLPLYMYEQAFSFSQIGYGTAIALVLLAVGAVFSILYMRLLRED, encoded by the coding sequence GTGGCCACGGTCACCCGACCCGGGGCGCCGGCAGGACCGGGGGTCCGGCGCAGGACGCACCCGGTCAAGGTCGACATCGCCCGGGCCCTGCCCCTCACACCGGCGATCGTGCTGCTGCTGGTGTTCCTGGCGGGCCCGATCCTGTGGTGCGTCTACGCCGCGTTCACGAACACGGCGCTGACGGGTGCGGGATCGGGCAACACCCGGTTCGTCGGGCTGGACAACTTCCGGGCCGCGTTCACCAGCGACGCGTTCGCCAACTCGGTCGTCCTCACGCTCGTCTTCACCCTGCTGTCCGCGGTCGTCGGGCAGAACCTCCTGGGCCTGGCCCTGGCCCTGCTGCAGAAGCGGTCGGTGAAGGTCGTCCGGACGCTGGTCGGCATCACCGTGATCGGCGCCTGGGTCATCCCCGAAGTGGTCGCCGGATACCTCTGGTACGCCTTCCTGGCCCAGGACGGGACGTTCAACGAGTTCCTCGGGACGTTCGGGCTGGGACAGAACTGGCTCTACACCCTGCCCATCATCGCGGTCTCCCTCGCCAACGTCTGGCGCGGGACGGCGTTCTCGATGCTCGTCTACAACGCCGCGCTCTCGGAGATCCCCGCCGAGATCGAGGAGGCCGCCGAGATGGACGGGGCCACGGGGTGGCGCCGGCTGCGGTGGGTGACGGTGCCGATGATCAAGCGGACCGTCACGACGAACCTCATGCTCATCACGTTGCAGACCCTGTCCGTCTTCGGCCTCATCTACACCATGACCAAGGGCGGTCCGGGGACCAAGAGCCAGACGCTGCCGCTGTACATGTACGAACAGGCGTTCTCGTTCAGCCAGATCGGCTACGGGACGGCCATCGCGCTGGTCCTGCTGGCCGTCGGCGCCGTGTTCTCCATCCTCTACATGCGCCTGCTGCGCGAGGACTGA
- a CDS encoding carbohydrate ABC transporter permease, translating to MTTQTNAPVVATGTTSSTTGRGRGPRTWIVSLLANGVTSVIGLMFLVPLLWVVFAAFDSQAGLRLELPSGSTFGLDNFRAVMTPETTYRPMWNGLVLCVGSAAIAIVVATLAAYPLSRFETRYKRPFLLTILFSTGLPITAIMVPVYGLFVQLNLIDTLGGTIAFMATTALPFSIFLTKNFMDGVPITLEEAAWTDGASSMQTLRHIVLPLMWPGLSVVLIFTFIGMWGNFFVPFVLLLSPDRLPASVSIFTFFGQYGSVQWGQLAAYSVLYTLPVVLLYVLLSRRLGGAFNFGGALKG from the coding sequence ATGACCACCCAGACCAACGCCCCCGTCGTGGCGACCGGCACGACCTCGTCCACCACCGGGCGCGGCCGCGGCCCCCGCACGTGGATCGTCTCGCTGCTGGCGAACGGCGTGACGTCCGTCATCGGGCTGATGTTCCTCGTGCCGCTCCTGTGGGTCGTGTTCGCCGCGTTCGACTCCCAGGCGGGTCTCAGGCTCGAACTGCCCAGCGGTTCGACGTTCGGCCTGGACAACTTCCGGGCCGTCATGACGCCGGAGACGACGTACCGGCCGATGTGGAACGGGCTCGTCCTGTGCGTCGGGTCCGCCGCCATCGCGATCGTCGTCGCGACGCTCGCGGCCTACCCGCTGTCCCGGTTCGAGACCCGCTACAAGCGGCCGTTCCTGCTGACGATCCTCTTCAGCACGGGCCTGCCGATCACGGCCATCATGGTCCCGGTCTACGGCCTGTTCGTGCAGCTCAACCTCATCGACACCCTCGGCGGCACGATCGCCTTCATGGCGACCACGGCCCTGCCGTTCTCCATCTTCCTCACGAAGAACTTCATGGACGGGGTGCCGATCACGCTGGAGGAGGCGGCCTGGACCGACGGCGCCAGCTCGATGCAGACGCTGCGCCACATCGTCCTGCCGCTCATGTGGCCGGGGCTGTCCGTCGTCCTGATCTTCACGTTCATCGGGATGTGGGGGAACTTCTTCGTCCCCTTCGTCCTGCTCCTGTCCCCCGACCGCCTGCCGGCCTCGGTGAGCATCTTCACCTTCTTCGGCCAGTACGGCTCGGTGCAGTGGGGCCAGCTCGCGGCGTACTCGGTGCTCTACACCCTGCCCGTCGTCCTGCTGTACGTCCTGCTCTCCCGCCGCCTCGGCGGGGCGTTCAACTTCGGCGGAGCGCTCAAGGGGTGA
- a CDS encoding SLC13 family permease — translation MNHAERTPSAVRTRPTAADPDDPTTAGPDRRPGREWIGLVLGPTVGALLYFLLPASPGLTPEGRTTAALVASIAVWWMTEALPLSATALVPIVVFPLAGVLELGDVTAAYGNPTIFLFLGGFAIALAMQKWNLHSRIALSTVRVVGTNPGRLVLGVMVATAFLSMWVSNTATALMMIPIGISVLALVDRQSGGTLARGDVQHFGASLMLAIAYAATIGGLATLVGSPPNLVLAGLARTSLGVDISFAGWMAVGVPISIVMLVLAWLLLTKVQYRPRIGEIAGGKQVISEELAKLGRISAGEWTVAIVFVVTAGLWVSRSWLADWTALTDVAPFVTLLTDGGIAVAALVALFLVPVKGNGGRGALDWGTLQKGVPWGVLILFGGGLAIAESVQSSGLDTYIGESFSGLGTLPTILLVAAVALIILALTELTSNTATAATFLPVIAGVAGGIGVDPLLLLVPAAFAATCSFMLPVGTPPNAIVFGTGRVTMGQMVASGVWLNLLAVLVLTLAVYALGPWALGIGS, via the coding sequence GTGAACCACGCAGAACGAACCCCGTCCGCGGTGCGGACGCGGCCCACGGCCGCCGACCCCGACGACCCGACGACCGCGGGCCCGGACCGCCGTCCGGGACGCGAGTGGATCGGCCTCGTGCTGGGGCCGACGGTCGGAGCCCTGCTGTACTTCCTCCTGCCGGCCTCCCCGGGGCTCACCCCCGAGGGGCGCACCACCGCAGCCCTCGTGGCGTCCATCGCCGTGTGGTGGATGACCGAGGCCCTGCCCCTGTCGGCGACGGCGCTGGTCCCGATCGTCGTCTTCCCGCTGGCCGGTGTCCTGGAGCTCGGCGACGTCACCGCCGCCTACGGCAACCCCACGATCTTCCTCTTCCTCGGGGGGTTCGCCATCGCGCTGGCGATGCAGAAGTGGAACCTGCACTCCCGCATCGCGCTCAGCACGGTCCGCGTCGTGGGGACGAACCCCGGCCGCCTCGTGCTCGGCGTCATGGTGGCCACGGCCTTCCTGTCGATGTGGGTCAGCAACACCGCCACCGCGCTCATGATGATCCCGATCGGCATCAGCGTCCTGGCCCTGGTCGACCGGCAGTCCGGCGGAACGCTGGCGCGCGGCGACGTCCAGCACTTCGGGGCCAGCCTCATGCTGGCCATCGCGTACGCGGCGACCATCGGCGGACTGGCCACGCTGGTCGGCAGCCCCCCCAACCTGGTGCTGGCCGGGCTGGCGCGCACCAGCCTCGGCGTCGACATCAGCTTCGCCGGGTGGATGGCCGTCGGGGTGCCCATCTCGATCGTCATGCTCGTGCTGGCCTGGCTGCTGCTGACGAAGGTCCAGTACCGGCCGCGCATCGGTGAGATCGCCGGCGGCAAGCAGGTCATCTCCGAGGAACTGGCCAAGCTCGGCAGGATCTCGGCCGGGGAGTGGACCGTCGCGATCGTCTTCGTGGTGACGGCCGGGCTGTGGGTGTCGCGGTCGTGGCTGGCCGACTGGACGGCGCTCACGGACGTCGCTCCCTTCGTCACCCTGCTCACCGACGGCGGGATCGCCGTCGCGGCCCTCGTCGCGCTCTTCCTCGTCCCCGTGAAAGGCAACGGCGGTCGGGGGGCGCTGGACTGGGGGACGCTGCAGAAGGGGGTTCCGTGGGGCGTGCTCATCCTCTTCGGTGGCGGGCTCGCCATCGCCGAGTCCGTGCAGAGCAGCGGGCTCGACACCTACATCGGTGAGTCGTTCAGCGGGTTGGGGACCCTGCCCACGATCCTGCTGGTGGCGGCCGTGGCCCTCATCATCCTCGCCCTGACCGAGCTCACGTCGAACACGGCCACCGCGGCGACCTTCCTGCCCGTCATCGCCGGGGTCGCGGGCGGCATCGGCGTCGACCCCCTACTGCTCCTCGTCCCGGCGGCGTTCGCCGCCACGTGCTCCTTCATGCTCCCCGTCGGAACGCCGCCGAACGCGATCGTCTTCGGCACGGGCAGGGTGACGATGGGGCAGATGGTGGCCAGCGGGGTGTGGCTGAACCTCCTGGCCGTCCTCGTCCTGACGCTGGCCGTCTACGCGCTGGGGCCCTGGGCGCTGGGCATCGGGTCGTGA
- the mutM gene encoding bifunctional DNA-formamidopyrimidine glycosylase/DNA-(apurinic or apyrimidinic site) lyase has protein sequence MPELPEVEVVRRGVARWVVGRTVRSARFLHPRVTRRHVAGPQDAVARTEGLVVADAVRRGKYLWLPLASADGDAADAMVVHLGMSGQLLVEAADAPPEKHLRAVWEFDDERDDLRFVDQRTFGGVAVVPLVGVADGGLGGLGESSDAPWSRCVPAPVAHIARDPLDPAFDDALFAKRLRQRTTGVKRALLDQTLVSGVGNIYADEALWRARLHYARPTRSATRAQADALLTGLREVMTAALAAGGTSFDSLYVNVNGASGYFDRSLAVYGQAGRPCPRCGSPVRRDAFMNRSSFSCPGCQPVPRAAHW, from the coding sequence GTGCCCGAACTGCCCGAGGTCGAGGTCGTCCGCCGCGGCGTCGCCCGCTGGGTCGTGGGCCGCACGGTCCGCTCGGCGCGGTTCCTGCACCCCCGGGTGACGCGCCGGCACGTCGCGGGCCCGCAGGACGCGGTCGCGCGCACGGAGGGGCTCGTCGTCGCCGACGCCGTCCGGCGCGGGAAGTACCTGTGGCTGCCGCTGGCGAGCGCCGACGGCGACGCGGCCGACGCGATGGTCGTCCACCTCGGCATGAGCGGGCAGCTGCTCGTCGAGGCGGCCGACGCGCCGCCGGAGAAGCACCTGCGGGCCGTGTGGGAGTTCGACGACGAGCGCGACGACCTGCGCTTCGTCGACCAGCGCACGTTCGGCGGGGTCGCCGTCGTCCCCCTCGTCGGGGTCGCCGACGGCGGGCTCGGCGGCCTGGGGGAGTCCTCCGACGCCCCGTGGTCGCGGTGCGTGCCCGCTCCGGTGGCGCACATCGCGCGCGACCCGCTCGACCCCGCCTTCGACGACGCACTGTTCGCGAAGCGGCTGCGGCAGAGGACGACCGGGGTCAAGCGGGCGCTGCTGGACCAGACCCTGGTCTCCGGGGTCGGCAACATCTACGCCGACGAGGCGCTGTGGCGGGCCCGGCTGCACTACGCCCGGCCGACGCGGTCCGCGACGCGCGCCCAGGCGGACGCGCTGCTCACCGGGCTGCGGGAGGTCATGACGGCGGCCCTGGCCGCGGGGGGCACGAGCTTCGACTCCCTCTACGTCAACGTCAACGGGGCCTCGGGGTACTTCGACCGGTCCCTGGCCGTCTACGGGCAGGCGGGGCGGCCGTGCCCGCGGTGCGGGTCCCCCGTGCGCCGGGACGCCTTCATGAACCGGTCCTCGTTCTCCTGCCCCGGGTGCCAGCCGGTGCCCCGCGCCGCGCACTGGTGA
- the rnc gene encoding ribonuclease III: MTAQQAPAVTPGDVRDVARLTAALGVEVDAELLLLAMTHRSYAYEHGGLPTNERLEFLGDAVLGLVVTHELYARFADVSEGRLAKLRAAVVNSRALADIARGLDLGAHVRLGKGELGTGGRDKNSILADTMEAVIGATYLSVGMEGAREFVLRLTSPLMDSSERLGAGTDWKTALQEVTAAEGLGVPSYAITESGPDHAKSFTADAVVGGTALGHGEGRSKKEAEQKAASAAVEALRAATAAAAVRASS, encoded by the coding sequence CTGACCGCTCAGCAGGCCCCCGCCGTCACGCCGGGCGACGTCCGCGACGTCGCCCGGCTGACTGCCGCCCTGGGTGTGGAGGTGGACGCCGAGCTGCTGCTGCTCGCCATGACCCACCGCTCCTACGCCTACGAGCACGGCGGGTTGCCGACCAACGAACGCCTCGAGTTCCTCGGGGACGCCGTGCTCGGCCTGGTCGTCACGCACGAGCTGTACGCGCGGTTCGCGGACGTTTCCGAGGGCCGGCTCGCCAAGCTGCGGGCCGCTGTCGTGAACTCCCGCGCGCTCGCGGACATCGCCCGGGGTCTCGACCTCGGCGCGCACGTGCGCCTCGGCAAGGGCGAGCTCGGCACGGGTGGCCGGGACAAGAACTCGATCCTGGCCGACACCATGGAGGCCGTCATCGGCGCGACGTACCTGTCCGTCGGCATGGAGGGCGCGCGCGAGTTCGTGCTGCGCCTGACGTCCCCGCTCATGGACTCCTCCGAGCGCCTGGGGGCCGGGACCGACTGGAAGACGGCGCTGCAGGAGGTGACGGCCGCCGAGGGCCTCGGGGTCCCCTCCTACGCCATCACCGAGTCCGGGCCCGACCACGCCAAGAGCTTCACGGCCGACGCCGTCGTGGGGGGCACCGCCCTCGGCCACGGCGAGGGGCGCAGCAAGAAGGAGGCCGAGCAGAAGGCCGCCAGCGCCGCCGTCGAGGCCCTGCGCGCCGCCACCGCGGCCGCGGCCGTGCGTGCGTCCTCCTGA
- the rpmF gene encoding 50S ribosomal protein L32, whose translation MAVPKRKMSRSNTRARRSQWKATEETLVRSTVRGQVAYSRPHTARVVTDSAGTPLYLEYKGRKVKDL comes from the coding sequence GTGGCCGTCCCGAAGCGGAAGATGTCCCGCAGCAACACGCGCGCCCGCCGTTCGCAGTGGAAGGCGACGGAGGAGACGCTGGTCCGCAGCACCGTCCGTGGTCAGGTCGCGTACTCGCGCCCGCACACCGCCCGCGTGGTCACCGACTCCGCCGGCACCCCGCTGTACCTCGAGTACAAGGGCCGCAAGGTCAAGGACCTCTGA
- a CDS encoding YceD family protein, which translates to MSKRQLPEGHLDPNAPLVLSTHDLGRRPGTMRTLQRTVPAPADLGIAVIGVPEGSDLELDLRMEAVMEGVLVSGTVRGTAVGECVRCLTEVTEPVEVTLQELFAYPGKTPVEVADDEDEIREVAPGELVDLEPAVRDAVVLELPFQPECDGPCQQDYEIGVSEPAPVSEEPADPRWAALQSLLASSDDPPSGTREKS; encoded by the coding sequence GTGAGCAAGAGGCAGCTGCCGGAGGGTCACCTGGACCCGAACGCGCCCCTCGTGCTGTCCACGCACGACCTGGGCCGCCGGCCGGGGACGATGCGCACCCTGCAGCGCACCGTGCCCGCCCCCGCCGACCTCGGCATCGCCGTCATCGGCGTCCCCGAGGGCAGCGACCTCGAGCTCGACCTGCGGATGGAAGCCGTCATGGAGGGCGTGCTCGTCTCGGGCACCGTCCGGGGCACCGCCGTCGGCGAGTGCGTCCGGTGCCTCACCGAGGTGACCGAACCCGTCGAGGTCACCCTGCAGGAGCTGTTCGCCTACCCCGGCAAGACGCCGGTGGAGGTGGCCGACGACGAGGACGAGATCCGTGAGGTCGCCCCCGGCGAGCTCGTCGACCTCGAACCCGCCGTGCGGGACGCGGTCGTGCTGGAGCTGCCGTTCCAGCCCGAGTGCGACGGCCCCTGCCAGCAGGACTACGAGATCGGGGTGTCCGAGCCGGCCCCCGTCTCCGAAGAACCGGCGGACCCCCGGTGGGCCGCCTTGCAGTCCCTGCTCGCCAGCAGTGACGACCCCCCGTCCGGAACCAGAGAGAAGAGCTGA
- the coaD gene encoding pantetheine-phosphate adenylyltransferase, which yields MTSGVRACVCPGSFDPLTLGHLDVLLRAADLFDVVHAGVAVNPGKRGTFTGPERAELVRRALAESGDPRAERVVVAEFGDGLLVEHCRRLGAPVVVKGLRSGTDYAYELPMALMNRHLAGVETVFLVGDPAYGHVSSSLVKEVARYGGDVSGLVPPAVRAALATRLGENASDPA from the coding sequence GTGACCTCCGGCGTGCGGGCCTGCGTGTGCCCCGGCAGCTTCGACCCCCTGACCCTCGGCCACCTCGACGTGCTGCTGCGGGCGGCGGACCTCTTCGACGTCGTGCACGCCGGCGTCGCCGTCAACCCGGGCAAGCGCGGGACCTTCACCGGCCCCGAGCGGGCCGAGCTGGTCCGCCGGGCGCTGGCCGAGTCCGGGGACCCGCGCGCCGAGCGCGTCGTGGTGGCGGAGTTCGGGGACGGCCTGCTCGTCGAGCACTGCCGCCGACTCGGCGCGCCCGTGGTGGTCAAGGGCCTGCGCAGCGGCACGGACTACGCCTACGAGCTGCCGATGGCGCTGATGAACCGCCACCTCGCGGGCGTCGAGACCGTCTTCCTCGTCGGCGACCCCGCCTACGGCCACGTCTCCTCCTCCCTCGTCAAGGAGGTCGCCCGGTACGGCGGCGACGTCTCCGGCCTGGTGCCCCCGGCGGTGCGTGCCGCGTTGGCGACCCGGCTGGGGGAGAATGCCTCCGACCCGGCCTGA
- the rsmD gene encoding 16S rRNA (guanine(966)-N(2))-methyltransferase RsmD has translation MTRVVAGTAGGRRLKVPPGESTRPTSERVREALFSALEAAGAVEGARVLDLFAGSGALGLEAASRGAAQVVLVEAARPAAATARANVTALGLPGVRVVTDRAERFAASPAAVVDGGWDLVLLDPPYAVPTADVTALLGVLVPLLAPAATLVVERSSRTPEPVWPDGVDRVRERRYGETTVWVATVPVGSVRA, from the coding sequence GTGACGCGCGTCGTGGCGGGCACGGCCGGCGGCCGGCGGCTGAAGGTGCCACCGGGGGAGAGCACGCGCCCCACGAGCGAGCGCGTCCGCGAGGCGCTGTTCTCCGCGCTCGAGGCCGCCGGGGCGGTCGAGGGGGCGCGCGTGCTGGACCTGTTCGCCGGGTCCGGCGCCCTGGGCCTGGAGGCGGCCAGCCGCGGAGCCGCGCAGGTCGTCCTCGTCGAGGCGGCCCGGCCCGCGGCCGCCACCGCCCGGGCCAACGTCACCGCCCTGGGGTTGCCCGGGGTCCGGGTCGTCACCGACCGCGCCGAACGCTTCGCCGCCTCACCGGCCGCCGTCGTCGACGGGGGGTGGGACCTCGTCCTGCTCGACCCGCCCTACGCGGTGCCGACCGCGGACGTCACCGCGCTGCTGGGGGTGCTCGTCCCGCTGCTGGCCCCGGCCGCGACGCTCGTCGTCGAACGCTCCTCGCGCACGCCCGAGCCGGTGTGGCCGGACGGGGTGGACCGCGTGCGGGAGCGGCGGTACGGGGAGACGACGGTGTGGGTGGCCACGGTCCCGGTCGGTAGCGTGCGGGCGTGA
- a CDS encoding DUF6297 family protein: MSAPVTGAGDLVGPLADQPYPTRRELAEEAAPARAARGLRATVVDTYTTLLQVAIAALLLLGGSGSLRNALRAGLSASGGGPGWTAQTSAVLTAVGLSTSFVAFGLAVWCRLGPVSLGTAPTTWWTPLPVDRGELLRPVVRNRALGSALAGGVFTAWATSVAFGVSGGLTGALAAAGLGGGFAVGAGLAGTGYLLLVRPAVRSGVPALLRAGRALDAAGVAVVVLLAASAAAGIAVDAVQPGAVLVPAAVVVAGAVLVVVLAGRPALARVGDVPSPSLRRGASRLERLTSSVLQLDVREMGRAVSADSGGRVRRRRRFGRVGGPVRAVVAADVLLLRRQPRRLVTAGVLVLVPFVLAAGTSAHRAVAALLLWVAGYAAATTLSEPARGLALVPAAARALPISATTVVAVRWIPVAVLSTLWGALAYPLAVTASGLVHGESLGAAWWSWALLGALAGPGFAAAALRGAVRPDPDLSRPAVSTAMGAVPPGAAAAVTTGPDLAVLVSVPVLLATLARGAFDRLLLGQLLASAAAVGIGWAYAAHRARKVS; the protein is encoded by the coding sequence GTGAGCGCACCCGTCACGGGGGCCGGGGACCTCGTCGGCCCGCTCGCCGACCAGCCGTACCCCACCCGGCGCGAGCTGGCCGAGGAGGCCGCGCCCGCGCGCGCCGCCCGCGGTCTGCGGGCCACGGTCGTCGACACCTACACGACGCTGCTGCAGGTCGCCATCGCCGCCCTCCTCCTGCTCGGGGGCAGCGGGTCGCTGCGGAACGCGCTGCGGGCCGGGCTGTCCGCCTCCGGCGGGGGACCGGGCTGGACCGCGCAGACGTCCGCCGTGCTGACCGCCGTCGGGCTCTCGACGAGCTTCGTGGCCTTCGGCCTGGCGGTCTGGTGCCGGCTCGGACCGGTCTCCCTCGGCACCGCGCCCACGACGTGGTGGACGCCGCTGCCCGTGGACCGCGGGGAGCTGCTGCGGCCCGTCGTGCGCAACCGGGCCCTCGGGTCGGCGCTCGCGGGCGGGGTGTTCACGGCCTGGGCGACGTCGGTCGCGTTCGGCGTGTCGGGCGGGCTCACGGGCGCCCTGGCGGCCGCCGGTCTCGGCGGCGGGTTCGCCGTCGGGGCCGGCCTGGCCGGGACGGGGTACCTCCTCCTCGTGCGGCCCGCCGTCCGGTCGGGGGTGCCGGCGCTGCTGCGCGCCGGGCGCGCCCTGGACGCCGCGGGCGTCGCCGTCGTCGTCCTGCTCGCCGCGAGCGCGGCCGCGGGGATCGCCGTCGACGCGGTCCAGCCCGGTGCCGTGCTCGTGCCGGCCGCCGTCGTGGTGGCCGGCGCGGTCCTCGTGGTCGTCCTCGCGGGCCGGCCCGCGCTGGCGCGGGTCGGCGACGTCCCGTCGCCGTCGCTGCGGCGCGGGGCCTCCCGGCTGGAGCGGCTGACCTCCTCGGTCCTGCAGCTCGACGTCCGCGAGATGGGGCGCGCCGTCTCGGCGGACTCCGGCGGGCGGGTCCGGCGCCGGCGGCGGTTCGGCCGCGTCGGCGGCCCGGTCCGCGCGGTCGTCGCGGCCGACGTCCTCCTCCTGCGCCGCCAGCCGCGCCGGCTCGTGACCGCCGGGGTCCTCGTCCTCGTGCCGTTCGTCCTGGCCGCGGGCACGTCGGCCCACCGCGCCGTCGCCGCGCTGCTGCTGTGGGTCGCCGGCTACGCGGCCGCCACGACGCTGTCCGAACCCGCCCGCGGCCTCGCGCTCGTCCCGGCCGCCGCCCGCGCCCTGCCGATCTCGGCCACCACGGTCGTCGCCGTCCGGTGGATCCCCGTTGCCGTCCTGTCCACGCTGTGGGGGGCGCTGGCCTACCCGCTCGCGGTCACGGCCTCCGGTCTGGTGCACGGGGAGTCGCTCGGCGCGGCCTGGTGGTCGTGGGCGCTGCTGGGGGCACTGGCCGGTCCCGGGTTCGCGGCGGCCGCGCTGCGGGGGGCGGTCCGGCCCGACCCCGACCTGTCGCGCCCCGCCGTCTCGACCGCGATGGGCGCCGTCCCGCCCGGAGCGGCGGCGGCGGTCACGACCGGACCCGACCTGGCCGTCCTCGTCAGCGTGCCGGTCCTGCTGGCGACCCTGGCGCGCGGCGCCTTCGACCGGCTGCTGCTCGGGCAGCTGCTCGCGTCCGCAGCGGCCGTCGGCATCGGGTGGGCCTACGCGGCGCACCGGGCGAGGAAGGTCTCGTGA